Proteins from one Malaya genurostris strain Urasoe2022 chromosome 2, Malgen_1.1, whole genome shotgun sequence genomic window:
- the LOC131427317 gene encoding SET domain-containing protein SmydA-8 — MSKTFKVLENPELGRYALADKNLKAGDVLFEETPFAIGPKLDSPPVCLECSCPVDGNASDQKCAKCGWPLCEECIAKENDIVYHRKECAIFVKNKVKFQNVDDSTASCTQLDCITPLRVLLEKEENPNRWNAEISVMEHHPDARKATAVWNADHHNIVKYLRGPCGLKDRFSEDLIQQVIGILEVNAFEARTCSGYAIRGLYPKLAIMAHSCVPNVVHAIHPTKDYRLVARAAVDVAEGEMLFTTYTYTLSGTTMRQAALKSGKYFTCRCARCLDPAELGTHFSSLKCQKCDNGLIESVNPLDDEADWKCTHCEYKTKGAAVLKAAQVMQAELDELAYMEYGPERLENFERLFKKYRSVLHPLHFINTSIRHSLIELYGRIPGYEMHDLPDILLERKVELCQDILKVLNVFEPGKSRARAMILYELHAPLILLAQSAYRQGTLQGVSLKEKLIEAADILKECAEILEWEDSSTPEGILANVAKQAIVQLEQSIHSLE; from the exons ATGAGTAAAACATTTAAAGTTTTGGAGAATCCCGAATTGGGAAGGTATGCGTTGGCAGACAAAAATTTGAAAGCAGGTGATGTTCTTTTCGAAGAAACACCATTCGCTATAGGACCTAAATTAGACAGCCCTCCAGTTTGCTTGGAATGCAGCTGCCCAGTTGACGGAAATGCAAGTGATCAAAAATGTGCTAAGTGTGGTTGGCCTTTATGTGAAGAGTGTATTGCTAAAGAAAACGATATTGTGTATCATAGGAAAGAATGTGCTATATTCGTGAAAAATAAAGTCAAATTTCAAAATGTCGATGACTCGACTGCCAGTTGTACTCAGCTGGATTGCATAACACCTCTGCGagtattattggaaaaagagGAAAACCCGAATCGATGGAATGCCGAAATTAGTGTAATGGAACATCATCCCGATGCGCGAAAGGCAACTGCTGTTTGGAATGCCGACCATCACAATATTGTTAAATATTTAAGAGGACCATGTGGTTTGAAGGACCGTTTCTCTGAAGATCTAATTCAACAGGTGATCGGAATTCTCGAAGTGAATGCGTTCGAAGCACGAACATGTAGCGGATATGCGATCCGTGGGCTGTATCCTAAACTGGCCATCATGGCCCACTCGTGTGTGCCAAACGTCGTTCATGCTATTCATCCCACCAAAGATTACAG ACTAGTTGCAAGAGCGGCAGTTGATGTTGCGGAAGGTGAAATGCTGTTTACTACTTACACATATACGTTAAGTGGTACTACTATGAGGCAAGCTGCTTTGAAGTCCGGCAAATATTTCACATGCCGTTGTGCGCGGTGCTTAGATCCTGCTGAACTAGGGACACATTTTAGTTCCTTAAAATGCCAGAAATGTGACAATGGTTTAATAGAATCGGTCAATCCCTTAG ATGATGAAGCTGATTGGAAATGTACTCACTGTGAGTATAAGACCAAAGGCGCTGCCGTTCTTAAAGCTGCTCAAGTTATGCAAGCCGAGTTGGATGAACTTGCTTATATGGAGTATGGACCCGAACGTTTGGAAAATTTCGAACGCTTGTTCAAGAAGTATAGGAGCGTTCTCCATCCACTGCATTTCATCAATACCTCCATTCGACACAGCTTGATAGAATTGTACGGTAGAATACCGGGCTATGAAATGCATGATCTTCCAGATATCTTATTAGAGCGCAAAGTTGAGTTGTGTCAAGATATCCTCAAAGTGCTAAATGTGTTCGAACCTGGGAAGTCACGTGCACGGGCAATGATCTTATATGAGTTGCATGCTCCATTAATATTACTTGCTCAGTCTGCTTATAGACAAGGAACATTGCAAGGTGTATCACTGAAAGAAAAGCTTATAGAAGCAGCTGATATATTAAAAGAGTGCGCCGAAATCTTAGAATGGGAAGATTCTTCTACTCCAGAGGGCATTTTAGCTAACGTAGCCAAACAAGCTATTGTTCAACTGGAACAAAGTATACATTCTTTGGAGTAA